A window of the Hevea brasiliensis isolate MT/VB/25A 57/8 chromosome 6, ASM3005281v1, whole genome shotgun sequence genome harbors these coding sequences:
- the LOC110654712 gene encoding AT-hook motif nuclear-localized protein 11-like, translated as MAREAAVACMEDKNMIPTASQLSVIGIKHDTQMTQVVHEEEKEPNHAGGSGDSSGGAVVAGSEITGKRKRGRPRKFDMHSETISRSVSPPDFPCSLSRTCEKRGRGRPRGSGRLQLLASLGVLAAETAGGSFIPHLIPVKAGEDIVSKISSFAERGSRAICILSATGAVSSVIISQPGSSGGILRYEGLFEILSLSGSFTVDETSGAHCKTGMLHVSLAKPDGRVFGGGIVGSLIASGPIQLIIASFKQNICKELKLRQLARSAAAAAAARRVLGNLEMVTTQAGGHCTSPTSHLLERTNRTAACNTFTVDPQNVFKPTEPISDSRNEDI; from the exons ATGGCAAGGGAAGCTGCTGTTGCATGCATGGAAGATAAAAACATGATACCCACAGCCTCACAGTTGTCTGTAATTGGCATAAAGCATGATACTCAGATGACCCAGGTGGTGCATGAGGAAGAAAAAGAGCCAAACCATGCTGGTGGTAGTGGTGATAGTAGTGGTGGTGCAGTGGTAGCAGGCTCAGAAATAACAGGTAAAAGGAAGAGAGGGAGGCCTAGGAAGTTTGATATGCATTCAGAAACAATATCGCGGTCGGTGTCTCCTCCTGACTTTCCTTGTTCCCTATCTAGGACTTGTGAGAAGCGGGGTAGAGGCCGTCCCCGTGGTTCCGGTCGGCTACAACTCTTGGCTTCCCTTG GTGTTTTAGCTGCAGAAACTGCAGGAGGAAGCTTCATTCCTCATTTAATTCCTGTGAAAGCTGGAGAG GATATTGTAAGTAAGATTTCATCATTCGCCGAAAGGGGTTCTCGAGCGATTTGCATTCTTTCGGCCACTGGTGCTGTCTCAAGTGTTATTATTAGTCAGCCTGGTTCTTCTGGTGGAATTTTGAGATATGAG GGCCTCTTTGAAATTCTCTCCCTGTCTGGATCATTCACAGTTGATGAAACAAGCGGTGCACACTGCAAAACTGGCATGTTACATGTTTCCCTGGCAAAACCTGATGGCCGGGTTTTTGGTGGTGGTATTGTTGGGTCTTTGATAGCATCTGGTCCCATTCAA CTTATTATTGCCAGCTTCAAGCAGAATATCTGCAAAGAACTAAAACTGAGGCAATTGGCACGATCTGCAGCGGCAGCAGCAGCAGCTAGGAGAGTGCTTGGCAATTTAGAAATGGTAACCACACAAGCTGGAGGGCATTGCACATCACCAACATCTCATCTTTTAGAACGAACAAATCGTACTGCAGCATGTAACACATTCACAGTTGATCCTCAAAATGTCTTCAAGCCAACGGAGCCCATTTCAGACTCCAGAAATGAAGATATCTAG